In Entelurus aequoreus isolate RoL-2023_Sb linkage group LG02, RoL_Eaeq_v1.1, whole genome shotgun sequence, one genomic interval encodes:
- the LOC133630779 gene encoding annexin A2-like yields the protein MALVSEFLSQLTLSHSGEREPLYPTVVPARDFDPARDAARLEAALRVKGVDEQTVIDILTRRTYEQRREIAFDYERLAKKDLAVALKGALSGSLEALMLGLMKSPTQYDASMLNGAMKGLGTDEETLNEIVCSRNYEEIAQIKTVYREMFKKDLEKDVAGDTSGDFAKLLLALVQNKRDEPSNVVEYQQIDDDARSLYEAGVKRKGTDVSVWISIMTQRSVPHLQRVFERYKSYSPYDMKESIMKEVKGDLEKSFLTLVECVENKQLYFANRLNDAMKTKGAKEKVLTRIMVSRCQVDLMKIRNQFKKQHKRSLYQTIVEHTKGDYQMALLSLCGGDD from the exons ATGGCACTGGTGTCTGAGTTCCTGAGTCAGCTGACGCTGTCGCACAGCGGG GAGAGGGAGCCCCTCTACCCCACCGTGGTCCCGGCCAGAGACTTTGACCCGGCCAGAGACGCCGCACGCTTGGAGGCGGCTCTCAGAGTCAAAG GAGTGGACGAGCAAACCGTCATCGATATCCTGACCAGGAGAACCTACGAGCAGCGGCGGGAGATTGCTTTCGATTATGAGCGACTGGCCAAAAAG GACCTCGCTGTGGCCCTGAAGGGGGCGCTGTCGGGTTCTCTGGAGGCGCTGATGCTGGGCCTGATGAAGAGCCCCACCCAGTACGACGCCTCCATGCTCAACGGCGCCATGAAG GGTCTCGGAACCGACGAGGAGACTCTCAACGAGATCGTCTGCTCCAGAAACTACGAGGAAATCGCCCAGATCAAAACAGTTTACAGAGAAA TGTTTAAGAAAGATCTAGAAAAAGACGTGGCAGGAGACACTTCGGGAGACTTCGCCAAGCTGCTCTTGGCTCTGGTTCAG AACAAACGAGACGAACCCTCCAACGTGGTGGAATATCAGCAGATTGACGACGATGCCAGA AGTCTCTATGAAGCTGGCGTGAAGCGCAAAGGAACTGACGTGTCCGTCTGGATCTCCATCATGACCCAGAGGAGCGTCCCACACCTGCAGAGAG tgtttgAGCGCTACAAGAGCTACAGTCCGTACGACATGAAGGAGAGCATCATGAAGGAAGTCAAGGGAGACCTGGAGAAGTCCTTCCTGACACTCG TGGAGTGTGTGGAGAACAAGCAGCTGTACTTCGCCAACAGACTCAACGATGCCATGAAG ACTAAAGGTGCCAAGGAGAAAGTGCTGACTCGCATCATGGTGTCTCGCTGCCAAGTGGACCTGATGAAGATCAGAAATCAGTTCAAGAAGCAACACAAACGCTCTCTGTACCAAACCATCGTT GAGCACACCAAGGGAGACTACCAGATGGCTCTGCTGTCTCTGTGCGGAGGAGACGACTGA